AATATTATTGAAAATTTTTAAAATAGAAGAAATAAATTTAATTAAAAAAATTGTATAAAGGAGAATTTACCTGAATATAGGAATTGCATTTATATTGGAGCATTGAATATCTAAAATAGAGGTTTAGTGAATGAAATGAAAAAAATAATTTTTATAACAACCAGAAATATTATTAATACATCAGGTGAGTTAAGATTAATAAAGAACAGGGGTCAGGCCTTGTTTAATACCTTTGGGGTGGAGACTTATTATTTTTCGTTGTCACCAATAAAGAGGAAGGATAGACCTAAAGAAAGTCTAGGAGATGGAAGTAAGCTTCATGCCTTTTATTTTAAAAGTTACTGGGGATTAAAGAAACAAACAAAGAGAGTAATTAGAGAGATAACAAAAGAAATAAGCGACGAGGATATAATTATAATATCGGGATACATGCCTCGATATTTGATACAAAATATAAAAAAATTACGAGTTAAAACGATATTAGATATCCATGGAACATTGGAGGAATTGAAAGAATATGTTTCTGATACATGCTTTTCTAAATTAAAAAATTATATACGATATACGATTTTTTCTAATTCAGAAAAAGAAATACTTGTGTTTGCTAAAGGAGTATTAGTTGTTTCCAAAGCTTTAAAGGAACGGTATGCTGCTAAGTATAGTATTGACTCCAACTTAATTTATGTGATACCCTGTGGTGGGAACAAGGAGAAAATTGATCTGGAAGAAGTTCAAAAACATCGCTTGTTTTGGAGAGAAGAGTTAAATATAGCGGATGAAGAAATTTTGTTTATTTATTCAGGTGGAATATCGCCATGGCAATCTATAGATGAAATGATTCAGCTATATATAGAGATTAAGGGGAATATATGCAGAAAATGCAAGTTACTCATTATGTCAGGAGATATTCATACAATAAAAAAATATGAGAGCAGGGAGCAGGATATTATTATTAGAAGTTTCACAGCAGAACAGGTACAGCATATACTATGTGCCGGAGATATTGCTATGCTCTTAAGAAACAATACTGTAACTAATAATCTGGCATTCCCAAATAAGTTTTATGAATACCTACTGAGCGGGATGTATATAATTTGCAGTAAGTTTATTTATGACCAGGCGGCACTTACGGATAAATATGGAGTAGGTTTTACAACCAATGGAAAATTAGATAGCGATATAATTACGGCCATTGAAAATATGGAGCCTATAGAATCCAGAAAGGGAAATATAGATTTATTATTACAGGAGTTGTCTTTTAAAAATACGCTACAAACTTTTGTAAAAAAACAAATGGGATGGAATGATGAAAAAAGTATTTTTAACAGTGGACGTTGAATGCCATGACATAGAACATATAAATAGATGGATAACGGGAAAATATAAGAAAGAAGAATATGGGTTGGCGAAGATCTTAGAAGTTGCCGAAAAGTTACAAATACCTATTAATTTTTTTGTTGATGTACCAGAAATGAATCGTTATGGAAAAGAATATATAGATGACATAATTAATAAAATAAAAGAATATAATCAACCTGTATATTTACATTTACATCCAAACTATATCAGTGGAGATGAGACAAAGAGCTATTTTTGGCAATATGATAAAAAAGAACAGCGAGAGATTTTTAAAGAAGTATATAGCCAATATTTGAATTTGATGGGCATGAATAAAGACGATACTTTAGTATTTCGCATGGGAAGATATGGGGTAGATAATACCTTTTATGATATCCTGAATGAAGAAAAAATCAAAGTAATAGATTTATCTTATACATATGGAAACTCTAAAATGTGTAAATTACAAGATAAAGAGTTTCCCACCAATAATATCATGTGCTACAAAGGACATCTGTTGTTGCCCAATACTTCTTATGTTGGTTTCCACCTAGGTAAATTTAAAAAAATTTTAGGTTTGGATGTGGCACAAACCTGTAAACAAGAATTGTTCGATGTTATAGAGCACTTAGATAATAAGAATATTGTGATAACTATGCATGTTTGGGATTTGTTTAAAAGGTATTTTTTTAGTAATAAAATTCGACCAGATCATAAAAATATTGATAAATTAAATGATTGGATCAAGGAACTTGAAAATATGGAGTATGAATTTGGCAAGTTAGAAGATTTAACTTTTGATGATTTACTAAGGCAGAACAATGTAGATTTTCTGTATGACCCATATGAGCAGAGTATAAGGAAAAAAGTAAGATTTTTATGGTACAATTTTATCAGATTTATGCATATGGCAAGAAATAGTAAAAAGTATTTTAAATTATATTTAACTGGCTTGGTTGTTTTATGTATAATAACTGGAATTATTTTTAAACTAATTATTTTATGAGGACATTAAGATGCAAAAAAGTTTTACAAGAGTAAATAAAATATCTTTAATTGGGCTGGGTTATGTAGGTCTACCTATTGCTGTGGCCTTTGCACAGAAAGAGGTGCAGACCATTGCTTTTGACATTAATAGGGAAAAGGTGAGTCTATATAAAAGAGGAATGGATCCCACAAAAGAAGTGGGAAATGAACAAATAAGAAATACTCAAAATATAATTTTTACAAGTGATCCGGTAGCGCTAGAGACTAGTAGATTTCATATTGTTGCGGTACCTACTCCAGTTAATGATGACCATACACCTAATTTGCAACCCGTTGAAGATGCCAGTAAAATATTGGGACAACATTTGAAATCAGGCAGCATAGTTGTTTATGAGTCGACTGTTTATCCCGGAGTGACGGAAGAAATTTGTGTTCCAATATTGGAAAAAGAGTCCGGATTAATTTGCGGAAAAGACTTTAAGGTTGGATATTCGCCGGAAAGAATAAACCCTGGTGACAAAAAACATCGATTAAAAAATATTATAAAAATAGTATCAGGTATGGATGAAGAGACGTTGGAAATTATAGCTGATACTTATAGCATCGTGGTGGAAGCCGGAGTGTATAAAGCTTCCAGTATTAAAGTAGCTGAATCAGCTAAGGTAATAGAGAACTCTCAGAGAGATATTAATATAGCTTTTATGAATGAACTAGCTCTTATTTTTGATAAAATGGGCATTGACACAAAGGAAGTTCTCGAAGCAGCCGGAACTAAATGGAATTTTTTGAACTTTACACCGGGGCTGGTTGGAGGACATTGCATTGGGGTAGATCCATATTATTTGACATATAAAGCTCAGAGACTGGGATATTTTCCCGAGGTGATTTTATCTGGTAGAAAAATTAATGATAATATGGGAAAATTGATTGCAGAAAAGACTGTTAAAAAATTAATAGAAGCTGATATACCAATAAAACATGCAAAAGTAGCAATTCTAGGGCTGACTTTCAAGGAAAATTGTCCAGACGTGAGAAATTCTAAAGTATTT
This region of Aminipila luticellarii genomic DNA includes:
- a CDS encoding glycosyltransferase gives rise to the protein MKKIIFITTRNIINTSGELRLIKNRGQALFNTFGVETYYFSLSPIKRKDRPKESLGDGSKLHAFYFKSYWGLKKQTKRVIREITKEISDEDIIIISGYMPRYLIQNIKKLRVKTILDIHGTLEELKEYVSDTCFSKLKNYIRYTIFSNSEKEILVFAKGVLVVSKALKERYAAKYSIDSNLIYVIPCGGNKEKIDLEEVQKHRLFWREELNIADEEILFIYSGGISPWQSIDEMIQLYIEIKGNICRKCKLLIMSGDIHTIKKYESREQDIIIRSFTAEQVQHILCAGDIAMLLRNNTVTNNLAFPNKFYEYLLSGMYIICSKFIYDQAALTDKYGVGFTTNGKLDSDIITAIENMEPIESRKGNIDLLLQELSFKNTLQTFVKKQMGWNDEKSIFNSGR
- a CDS encoding nucleotide sugar dehydrogenase; the protein is MQKSFTRVNKISLIGLGYVGLPIAVAFAQKEVQTIAFDINREKVSLYKRGMDPTKEVGNEQIRNTQNIIFTSDPVALETSRFHIVAVPTPVNDDHTPNLQPVEDASKILGQHLKSGSIVVYESTVYPGVTEEICVPILEKESGLICGKDFKVGYSPERINPGDKKHRLKNIIKIVSGMDEETLEIIADTYSIVVEAGVYKASSIKVAESAKVIENSQRDINIAFMNELALIFDKMGIDTKEVLEAAGTKWNFLNFTPGLVGGHCIGVDPYYLTYKAQRLGYFPEVILSGRKINDNMGKLIAEKTVKKLIEADIPIKHAKVAILGLTFKENCPDVRNSKVFDIIKELEEFGIEVIPTDDWADPKDVYKEYKVKMVMEKDLANIKANAVIIAVAHTKYLQMSLDELQSLYIKGQGKNVLIDVKGVLNKKQIEKDFIYWRL
- a CDS encoding polysaccharide deacetylase family protein, with amino-acid sequence MKKVFLTVDVECHDIEHINRWITGKYKKEEYGLAKILEVAEKLQIPINFFVDVPEMNRYGKEYIDDIINKIKEYNQPVYLHLHPNYISGDETKSYFWQYDKKEQREIFKEVYSQYLNLMGMNKDDTLVFRMGRYGVDNTFYDILNEEKIKVIDLSYTYGNSKMCKLQDKEFPTNNIMCYKGHLLLPNTSYVGFHLGKFKKILGLDVAQTCKQELFDVIEHLDNKNIVITMHVWDLFKRYFFSNKIRPDHKNIDKLNDWIKELENMEYEFGKLEDLTFDDLLRQNNVDFLYDPYEQSIRKKVRFLWYNFIRFMHMARNSKKYFKLYLTGLVVLCIITGIIFKLIIL